A single window of Nasonia vitripennis strain AsymCx chromosome 4, Nvit_psr_1.1, whole genome shotgun sequence DNA harbors:
- the LOC100122644 gene encoding adenylate cyclase type 3 isoform X2, with amino-acid sequence MSMSRGETSNEESYLNSGRPSNLLKTSFSSSKLERLYRSSSLQQRRGGLQCFLISAVLYDFYSFGLTDAELPARGLTAVFLGLNLGLLAWAERGTRARDALWSVVPHVAWQISIAQLLAPLFLKSAEVTPRDSLGWLLLLLYLHFATLPLRFSLCALLAVGTAATYMVSVYGLSKAPVPLEVLILTVTLSLCAAALGASSYSLAEFQQRRAFLETKQSLEVQLIIEEQSAEQERLLLSVLPEHVAVKMRQDLGASLDTQFKKIYMSRHENVSILYADIVGFTAISSTYSASDLVKILNELFARFDQLSERYEQLRIKILGDCYYCISGAPKERPDHAVLCIHMGLSMVEAIKYVQQTTNSPVDMRVGIHTGAVLAGVLGQRQWQFDVYSKDVELANKMESSGRAGRVHISNVTLSFLSGEFEVEPAYGEQREEALQKAGITTYFIVKALKPFKPALTKSLASLADAEFSQRAISSADAQTKEDSEDFRQRLRKELDSRGGGAELKGHASWITLAFKDAQLEKGFHSAEEAFSPLSLLGGPLVMVCASPVWRLQPWGPFTWGGAGVVTLFGIVLAGATCLGSAVRARWLRRTLALLMIFSMSVFLLLDMANCGIIDLEPATNVSMSWSPRCPYPSYYSYIGVLALVVISMPAYICYLGKAFLMFMLAGAQCTINVLFLGPTLDHEHMATTSPGQKVLPLKYSLSATLLTIAIALVVVARYTEKARRVLYLRGREVEAQRERAADMKRRNGALIYNILPPHVAAYFLSNTRHHDDLYSQSYAEVGVLFASMPNFADFYSEESINNQGLECLRFLNEVISDFDAILDQDKYKDIIKIKTIGSTYMAASGITESEERANEPQWQHLSRLVEFSLDMKNALSIINEQSFNHFVLKMGINHGPVTAGVIGARKPHYDIWGNTVNVASRMESTGKVGCLQVTDETRKILEPFGYGFEQRGMVFVKGKGQLLTHYLIKKDGVPLNLDSDLPIEPAHPIIYQ; translated from the exons ATGTCGATGTCTCGCGGCGAGACGTCGAACGAGGAGTCCTACCTGAACAGCGGCCGGCCGTCGAACCTCCTGAAGACGAGCTTTTCGAGTAGCAAGCTCGAGCGTCTCTATCGCTCGTCGTCGCTTCAGCAGCGCCGAGGTGGCCTCCAGTGTTTCCTCATCTCGGCTGTGCTTTACGACTTCTACAGTTTCGGGCTTACGGACGCGGAACTGCCCGCGCGCGGCCTCACGGCCGTCTTCCTCGGACTGAATCTCGGTTTGCTGGCCTGGGCGGAAAGGGGGACAAGGGCGAGGGACGCGTTATGGTCAGTGGTACCGCACGTGGCCTGGCAGATTTCCATAGCGCAGCTACTCGCCCCGCTGTTCCTCAAGTCCGCCGAGGTCACACCCCGAGACAGTCTTGGCTGGCTGCTGCTCCTGCTCTATCTGCATTTTGCCACTCTGCCGCTGAGGTTCTCCCTATGCGCGCTTCTGGCAGTTGGAACCGCGGCGACTTACATGGTATCCGTTTACGGACTGTCCAAGGCTCCGGTACCGCTTGAGGTTCTG ATCTTGACGGTGACGCTGTCACTATGCGCCGCGGCCTTAGGCGCCTCGAGCTACTCGCTGGCCGAGTTCCAGCAGCGTCGAGCTTTCCTCGAGACGAAGCAGAGCCTCGAGGTGCAGCTGATAATCGAGGAACAGTCGGCCGAGCAGGAGCGACTATTGCTCAGTGTCTTACCTGAACACGTGGCCGTGAAGATGCGACAGGATTTGGGAGCTTCGCTCGACACGCAGTTTAAGAAGATCTACATGTCGAGGCACGAGAACGTCTCGATACTCTACGCCGACATCGTCGGCTTCACGGCCATATCGTCGACCTACTCAGCCAGCGATCTCGTCAAGATACTCAACGAGCTTTTCGCCAGGTTCGACCAGCTCAGCGAGAG GTACGAGCAGCTGCGCATAAAGATCCTGGGCGACTGTTACTACTGCATAAGCGGAGCACCAAAGGAACGTCCGGATCACGCGGTCCTCTGTATCCACATGGGCCTGTCTATGGTCGAGGCTATCAAGTACGTCCAGCAGACGACTAATAGTCCGGTCGACATGCGCGTCGGCATACACACAGGCGCCGTCCTTGCAGGTGTACTGGGACAGCGACAGTGGCAGTTCGACGTCTACAGCAAGGACGTTGAGCTGGCTAATAAGATGGAGAGTAGCGGGAGAGCCGG GCGAGTTCACATCTCGAACGTGACGCTGAGCTTCTTGAGCGGCGAGTTCGAGGTCGAACCCGCGTACGGCGAGCAGAGGGAGGAGGCGCTGCAGAAGGCTGGGATCACCACGTACTTCATAGTGAAGGCGCTGAAACCGTTCAAGCCTGCGCTGACCAAGAGCTTGGCGTCGCTGGCCGATGCTGAGTTCTCGCAGAGGGCCATAAGCAGTGCCGATGCCCAGACCAAGGAGGATTCCGAGGACTTTAGGCAACGACTTCGCAAGGAACTCGATAGTCGAG GCGGCGGAGCAGAGCTGAAGGGTCACGCGTCCTGGATCACGCTGGCCTTCAAGGACGCCCAGCTGGAGAAGGGCTTCCACAGCGCGGAAGAGGCGTTCTCCCCGTTGTCCCTCTTGGGAGGTCCTCTGGTGATGGTATGCGCGTCTCCGGTCTGGCGACTACAACCCTGGGGTCCGTTCACCTGGGGCGGCGCCGGTGTCGTCACGCTCTTCGGTATCGTACTCGCAGGGGCCACGTGTCTTGGCAGCGCTGTTCGCGCCCGATGGCTCAGGCGCACGCTCGCCCTTCTCATGATATTCTCCATGAGCGTCTTTCTTCTCCTGGATATG GCCAACTGCGGTATAATCGACCTGGAGCCAGCAACGAACGTCTCGATGAGTTGGTCACCCCGCTGTCCTTACCCCTCGTACTACTCGTACATCGGCGTACTGGCCCTCGTGGTAATCTCGATGCCAGCCTACATCTGCTACCTCGGCAAAGCCTTCCTCATGTTTATGCTGGCTGGAGCTCAGTGCACAATCAACGTCCTCTTCCTCGGGCCGACTCTCGACCACGAGCACATGGCCACCACGTCGCCAGGACAAAAGGTCCTTCCTCTCAAGTACTCGCTCTCGGCTACGCTTCTGACCATCGCCATAgccctcgtcgtcgtcgcccgATAC ACAGAGAAGGCGAGGCGAGTGCTGTACCTGCGGGGTCGCGAGGTCGAAGCCCAGAGGGAACGAGCAGCCGACATGAAGCGGCGCAACGGCGCCCTGATCTACAACATCCTGCCGCCCCACGTGGCGGCCTACTTCCTCTCGAACACCCGGCACCACGACGACCTCTACAGCCAGAGCTACGCCGAGGTCGGCGTCTTGTTCGCCAGTATGCCCAACTTTGCTGATTTCTACAGCGAGGAGAGCATCAACAACCAGGGACTCGAGTGCCTCAGGTTCCTCAACGAGGTCATCTCCGATTTCGATGCG ATCCTCGATCAGGACAAGTACAAAGACATCATAAAGATCAAGACGATAGGCTCGACGTACATGGCGGCCTCTGGTATAACCGAGTCAGAGGAGAGGGCTAACGAGCCTCAGTGGCAGCATCTCTCGAGGCTCGTCGAGTTCTCCCTCGACATGAAGAACGCCCTGTCCATCATCAACGAGCAGAGCTTCAACCACTTCGTTCTAAAAATGGGCATCAATCACGGGCCCGTCACTGCTGGGGTCATCGGGGCCAGGAAGCCTCACTACGACATCTGGGGTAACACGGTCAATGTGGCCTCGAGGATGGAGAGCACCGGCAAAGTTGGATGCTTGCAG GTAACGGACGAGACGCGAAAGATCCTGGAGCCCTTCGGCTACGGTTTCGAGCAGCGGGGCATGGTCTTCGTCAAGGGCAAAGGTCAACTACTAACCCACTACCTGATCAAGAAAGACGGCGTCCCGCTGAACCTCGACAGCGATTTACCGATCGAACCGGCACATCCGATCATCTATCAGTAA
- the LOC100122644 gene encoding adenylate cyclase type 3 isoform X1 has translation MSMSRGETSNEESYLNSGRPSNLLKTSFSSSKLERLYRSSSLQQRRGGLQCFLISAVLYDFYSFGLTDAELPARGLTAVFLGLNLGLLAWAERGTRARDALWSVVPHVAWQISIAQLLAPLFLKSAEVTPRDSLGWLLLLLYLHFATLPLRFSLCALLAVGTAATYMVSVYGLSKAPVPLEVLILTVTLSLCAAALGASSYSLAEFQQRRAFLETKQSLEVQLIIEEQSAEQERLLLSVLPEHVAVKMRQDLGASLDTQFKKIYMSRHENVSILYADIVGFTAISSTYSASDLVKILNELFARFDQLSERYEQLRIKILGDCYYCISGAPKERPDHAVLCIHMGLSMVEAIKYVQQTTNSPVDMRVGIHTGAVLAGVLGQRQWQFDVYSKDVELANKMESSGRAGRVHISNVTLSFLSGEFEVEPAYGEQREEALQKAGITTYFIVKALKPFKPALTKSLASLADAEFSQRAISSADAQTKEDSEDFRQRLRKELDSRVGGGAELKGHASWITLAFKDAQLEKGFHSAEEAFSPLSLLGGPLVMVCASPVWRLQPWGPFTWGGAGVVTLFGIVLAGATCLGSAVRARWLRRTLALLMIFSMSVFLLLDMANCGIIDLEPATNVSMSWSPRCPYPSYYSYIGVLALVVISMPAYICYLGKAFLMFMLAGAQCTINVLFLGPTLDHEHMATTSPGQKVLPLKYSLSATLLTIAIALVVVARYTEKARRVLYLRGREVEAQRERAADMKRRNGALIYNILPPHVAAYFLSNTRHHDDLYSQSYAEVGVLFASMPNFADFYSEESINNQGLECLRFLNEVISDFDAILDQDKYKDIIKIKTIGSTYMAASGITESEERANEPQWQHLSRLVEFSLDMKNALSIINEQSFNHFVLKMGINHGPVTAGVIGARKPHYDIWGNTVNVASRMESTGKVGCLQVTDETRKILEPFGYGFEQRGMVFVKGKGQLLTHYLIKKDGVPLNLDSDLPIEPAHPIIYQ, from the exons ATGTCGATGTCTCGCGGCGAGACGTCGAACGAGGAGTCCTACCTGAACAGCGGCCGGCCGTCGAACCTCCTGAAGACGAGCTTTTCGAGTAGCAAGCTCGAGCGTCTCTATCGCTCGTCGTCGCTTCAGCAGCGCCGAGGTGGCCTCCAGTGTTTCCTCATCTCGGCTGTGCTTTACGACTTCTACAGTTTCGGGCTTACGGACGCGGAACTGCCCGCGCGCGGCCTCACGGCCGTCTTCCTCGGACTGAATCTCGGTTTGCTGGCCTGGGCGGAAAGGGGGACAAGGGCGAGGGACGCGTTATGGTCAGTGGTACCGCACGTGGCCTGGCAGATTTCCATAGCGCAGCTACTCGCCCCGCTGTTCCTCAAGTCCGCCGAGGTCACACCCCGAGACAGTCTTGGCTGGCTGCTGCTCCTGCTCTATCTGCATTTTGCCACTCTGCCGCTGAGGTTCTCCCTATGCGCGCTTCTGGCAGTTGGAACCGCGGCGACTTACATGGTATCCGTTTACGGACTGTCCAAGGCTCCGGTACCGCTTGAGGTTCTG ATCTTGACGGTGACGCTGTCACTATGCGCCGCGGCCTTAGGCGCCTCGAGCTACTCGCTGGCCGAGTTCCAGCAGCGTCGAGCTTTCCTCGAGACGAAGCAGAGCCTCGAGGTGCAGCTGATAATCGAGGAACAGTCGGCCGAGCAGGAGCGACTATTGCTCAGTGTCTTACCTGAACACGTGGCCGTGAAGATGCGACAGGATTTGGGAGCTTCGCTCGACACGCAGTTTAAGAAGATCTACATGTCGAGGCACGAGAACGTCTCGATACTCTACGCCGACATCGTCGGCTTCACGGCCATATCGTCGACCTACTCAGCCAGCGATCTCGTCAAGATACTCAACGAGCTTTTCGCCAGGTTCGACCAGCTCAGCGAGAG GTACGAGCAGCTGCGCATAAAGATCCTGGGCGACTGTTACTACTGCATAAGCGGAGCACCAAAGGAACGTCCGGATCACGCGGTCCTCTGTATCCACATGGGCCTGTCTATGGTCGAGGCTATCAAGTACGTCCAGCAGACGACTAATAGTCCGGTCGACATGCGCGTCGGCATACACACAGGCGCCGTCCTTGCAGGTGTACTGGGACAGCGACAGTGGCAGTTCGACGTCTACAGCAAGGACGTTGAGCTGGCTAATAAGATGGAGAGTAGCGGGAGAGCCGG GCGAGTTCACATCTCGAACGTGACGCTGAGCTTCTTGAGCGGCGAGTTCGAGGTCGAACCCGCGTACGGCGAGCAGAGGGAGGAGGCGCTGCAGAAGGCTGGGATCACCACGTACTTCATAGTGAAGGCGCTGAAACCGTTCAAGCCTGCGCTGACCAAGAGCTTGGCGTCGCTGGCCGATGCTGAGTTCTCGCAGAGGGCCATAAGCAGTGCCGATGCCCAGACCAAGGAGGATTCCGAGGACTTTAGGCAACGACTTCGCAAGGAACTCGATAGTCGAG TAGGCGGCGGAGCAGAGCTGAAGGGTCACGCGTCCTGGATCACGCTGGCCTTCAAGGACGCCCAGCTGGAGAAGGGCTTCCACAGCGCGGAAGAGGCGTTCTCCCCGTTGTCCCTCTTGGGAGGTCCTCTGGTGATGGTATGCGCGTCTCCGGTCTGGCGACTACAACCCTGGGGTCCGTTCACCTGGGGCGGCGCCGGTGTCGTCACGCTCTTCGGTATCGTACTCGCAGGGGCCACGTGTCTTGGCAGCGCTGTTCGCGCCCGATGGCTCAGGCGCACGCTCGCCCTTCTCATGATATTCTCCATGAGCGTCTTTCTTCTCCTGGATATG GCCAACTGCGGTATAATCGACCTGGAGCCAGCAACGAACGTCTCGATGAGTTGGTCACCCCGCTGTCCTTACCCCTCGTACTACTCGTACATCGGCGTACTGGCCCTCGTGGTAATCTCGATGCCAGCCTACATCTGCTACCTCGGCAAAGCCTTCCTCATGTTTATGCTGGCTGGAGCTCAGTGCACAATCAACGTCCTCTTCCTCGGGCCGACTCTCGACCACGAGCACATGGCCACCACGTCGCCAGGACAAAAGGTCCTTCCTCTCAAGTACTCGCTCTCGGCTACGCTTCTGACCATCGCCATAgccctcgtcgtcgtcgcccgATAC ACAGAGAAGGCGAGGCGAGTGCTGTACCTGCGGGGTCGCGAGGTCGAAGCCCAGAGGGAACGAGCAGCCGACATGAAGCGGCGCAACGGCGCCCTGATCTACAACATCCTGCCGCCCCACGTGGCGGCCTACTTCCTCTCGAACACCCGGCACCACGACGACCTCTACAGCCAGAGCTACGCCGAGGTCGGCGTCTTGTTCGCCAGTATGCCCAACTTTGCTGATTTCTACAGCGAGGAGAGCATCAACAACCAGGGACTCGAGTGCCTCAGGTTCCTCAACGAGGTCATCTCCGATTTCGATGCG ATCCTCGATCAGGACAAGTACAAAGACATCATAAAGATCAAGACGATAGGCTCGACGTACATGGCGGCCTCTGGTATAACCGAGTCAGAGGAGAGGGCTAACGAGCCTCAGTGGCAGCATCTCTCGAGGCTCGTCGAGTTCTCCCTCGACATGAAGAACGCCCTGTCCATCATCAACGAGCAGAGCTTCAACCACTTCGTTCTAAAAATGGGCATCAATCACGGGCCCGTCACTGCTGGGGTCATCGGGGCCAGGAAGCCTCACTACGACATCTGGGGTAACACGGTCAATGTGGCCTCGAGGATGGAGAGCACCGGCAAAGTTGGATGCTTGCAG GTAACGGACGAGACGCGAAAGATCCTGGAGCCCTTCGGCTACGGTTTCGAGCAGCGGGGCATGGTCTTCGTCAAGGGCAAAGGTCAACTACTAACCCACTACCTGATCAAGAAAGACGGCGTCCCGCTGAACCTCGACAGCGATTTACCGATCGAACCGGCACATCCGATCATCTATCAGTAA